In a genomic window of Styela clava chromosome 7, kaStyClav1.hap1.2, whole genome shotgun sequence:
- the LOC144425162 gene encoding uncharacterized protein LOC144425162 — MEEKMWKGVLFVLVYISFISGCFGVCPDDWVENNGRCYYLSDGISTILPWHEAQSQCERMQANLVVINDNAEDAFLATLIPSVGGTWIGLHDLKESDDWQWVDGTPYTYTNWVPGQPDHWENAPGGTESCATMLGPNNGQWNDQSCSIPTAYLCERGNDLDTIPRCNVAEGWQELYNGRCYLFVTETATWNDANEACKARGAELAAITSESEQKAVSVEVNSKNKNTWIGLSNVNHQSQQLYWSNEVDTYTESSSYNNWADGEPSASRYSKCVQLTPDAVNYSPWQVQRCGEERGYMCETGITGSCADGWRLALGKCYLFVLSQNAWGTWVDARDRCSAMGGNILVIESDEEQQYIAEKLPEFLDVGANEFWLGISDSLEDGVFRWEDSENTPVSDNDYIMWNKNQPQDRKDTWDCAQIYTGFYLGRWETGDCFLQQPYICEIQPGVEPKPIVPVANIHKGCDPGWLWFDDHCYYFNSDVMIQWDAAEDKCIEMGGHLSSVLSGEENSFLIDHLAGSTWIGGHATQNIYQFQWSDNSAWDFTNWFEGEPNNVAQGCALMWKEKNYEWDDLGCTELRNYACKKPIEDCWEQLGMEDGRILDQQITASSEWNQNHAPYYGRLNNYPDGPHIGAWAAANADIATPGTCWFQVHLTPQRTVHGITTQGRPRDYAQWVKTYKVAYSDDGDNWSFVKESGNANDLIFKGNVDMNTKVTNRLPTPIKTKYIRIYPWSYNGGVTMRAEILGCAADGGDLATPAPQTECTSVSYQNRMDCGFAGITDSECRSRGCCWDNSVPDTIFCFFKDGEFDSRCGKDWIYDPGGQFLCYHFNPYKIRDWQDAQLYCYNLGGDLLSINSMHEQYYVTAHVTGLVSASALWIGANAMDKSAGWKWTDGRPFNYKYWHSGEPNNWTGDEECVEMYTYDGTWNDNPCNYQRGVACKKNSNDFPITPVGTNLITNICEGETGTLICGGNQIILVHHASYGRTNVLTCNDGGAPVPGGCHSEDSFEIISNMCNGKATCQIQATNAQFGDPCPNVYKYLNVIYSCETNTCIEPLGMEDGTITDNMISESSSTDGAHAGALGRLNGPASWATNEGEGAWIQVLLSKHMKVSGILLQGANDAQRWVKTFKISYAKDETNSAWAEYKSFDDEVQIFTGSNDQRTISTILLTERVFTTGIRLYPLSWNGNTIGMRMEITGCSPLEEITCNTLGDALLTTDDADLSTTKNVDCPAYCTEILGYNYDIYGDTIYSGNSQICSAAIHAGVLLDQLGGTVTIKAEPGQSVYEGTERHGVHSQDLDRYTPIAFSFTNPEMNCPTGWIPYGESCYLSVSDEAIWEAAEAACEVFDSNLVSIKNDVDQDFVWQTMTLSGQSDLWIGLNSIASPNEYQWTDGTFVQYTAWDARQPDRSVQSCIHLSVDTGKWDDDVCEIPRPFMCKKPKGYYTHEPGSEPTAPPGCDEGWVPYHGLCYLFTREAYTYDESKQFCADNGGVPIDILDKYTQSFLHTVIGAEDYRWWIGLTGTAIIGGSSWTWESGYPLSAYDNWARGNPDITNGGCAVFYGGQFGSGMWYSYLCQTHAFSICQSQREGYTPPPKTTPPPSGGCPGGWETPDENSGYCYRAYVLDEVEYGGRVSWNNAYHQCLAYGGDLISLHSVDEETFLLTLLKNTLKGESYGFWIGLNNKATASELLEGGWEWTDGSAVNYVSWGVGYPDNPREKNCVELRFEGNVGVGAWKNIDCDNKRDLICKLKKGIEIILPTEPPTGKPNAQCGSAEDGIWLEYEGWCYLFNDFDITNFHAAEDTCMTKGGHLTSLHSHNEQSFMTAQLQSMNGTVRYWIGMSEIGGIDGEFIWSDGTAIDFVNWNSGEPNNHQGSEQCVDMLQSNGRWNDANCGMDFAGYVCKKRIGNPPNPPQPTEQWPGGCPSEWLMFDNYCYQVHGEYTVCATDADDWSDGECRAGWYDARDKCRDIGGDLVTIHNKYENAFVAAQIMRVPINVWIGMSDLHWYNKYTWSTGEQVTYTNWYSGEPNHWNGEENCVEMHHREDVVGRWNDNRCENSISYVCQAKKDPTISDGLQINNNKKCPQGWMQYDTINGNYICYYLDTTERTFDEAMANCQKMKSGANLASYQTMYEQHFVTSYIRDTTAWIGMTYDMDDDEDANQWKWVDNWPVWISNWGEYEPGSDLNKLCVLNKDSILGSEWITESCDAMYPSVCRWTTESIPPTPGEVDGTCIDKTWQQYGGFCYKTFPSMGDPMNAYTWADAEIKCNEISGHLVSIGSRTQTEWLNSWSNTSESLWIGLRDNGQGGWSWTDNRPVSYTNWNSGEPNNVGENGEDCVEIYPDGKWNDNECVKEQGYMCKVPKMIGTDSDGNVIHYQTPAPYSGGANVGVIVGAVLGSIVALLLIAGVAFYYKRNGGFGSKSSGAQDPMSFENPQYKISPNDGIEVSGTSNA; from the exons AATCACCAATCGCAGCAACTGTACTGGAGCAACGAGGTTGATACATACACAGAATCTTCGTCTTATAATAATTGGGCGGATGGAGAACCTTCCGCAAGTAGATATTCAAAATGTGTGCAGCTGACACCAGATGCTGTAAATT ATTCACCATGGCAAGTACAGAGATGCGGTGAAGAACGTGGCTACATGTGCGAGACTGGTATAACAG GATCCTGTGCTGACGGTTGGCGACTGGCCCTTGGAAAATGTTACTTATTTGTGCTGTCGCAAAATGCATGGGGAACATGGGTGGACGCCAGAGATCGTTGTTCAGCTATGGGAGGAAATATTCTTGTCATAGAAAG CGATGAAGAACAGCAATACATTGCCGAGAAATTGCCAGAATTTCTTGATGTGGGGGCTAATGAATTTTGGCTCGGTATTTCTGATTCCCTTGAAGATGGAGTGTTTAGATGGGAAGACTCAGAGAACACTCCTGTTTCTGATAATGACTATATTATGTGGAACAAAAACCAACCACAAGATCGAAAG GATACATGGGATTGTGCTCAAATATACACAGGATTTTACCTGGGAAGGTGGGAAACTGGGGATTGTTTTCTGCAACAACCTTATATTTGTGAAATACAGCCAGGAGTGGAACCAAAACCTATTGTACCTGTTGCAA ATATTCACAAAGGGTGTGACCCTGGGTGGCTGTGGTTTGATGATCATTGCTATTATTTCAATTCTGATGTAATGATTCAATGGGATGCTGCAGAGGATAAATGTATTGAAATGGGTGGTCATTTATCAAGCGTACTTTCTGGGGAGGAAAACTCGTTTTTAATAG ATCACCTTGCTGGTAGTACGTGGATTGGTGGACATgcaacacaaaatatatatcaattccAATGGTCAGATAATTCGGCCTGG GATTTTACAAACTGGTTTGAAGGGGAACCTAACAATGTTGCG CAAGGATGTGCCCTGATGTGGAAAGAAAAGAACTACGAATGGGATGACTTAGGCTGCACAGAACTCCGGAATTATGCATGCAAGAAACCAATAGAAG ATTGTTGGGAGCAGCTGGGTATGGAAGATGGGAGAATTCTTGATCAGCAAATTACAGCATCTTCTGAGTGGAACCAAAATCATGCACCTTATTATGGAAGACTGAATAATTATCCTGATGGTCCACATATAGGAGCATGGGCAGCTGCAA ATGCTGATATTGCCACTCCGGGAACGTGTTGGTTTCAAGTACACCTCACACCTCAAAGAACAGTACATGGTATAACTACTCAAGGTCGGCCGAGAGACTATGCACAGTGGGTCAAGACATACAAAGTGGCATATTCTGATGATGGAGATAATTGGAGTTTCGTAAAGGAATCAGGAAATGCAAATGACCTG atATTCAAAGGAAATGTTGATATGAACACAAAAGTAACAAACAGACTGCCAACTCCTATTAAGACGAAGTATATCCGAATTTATCCTTGGAGTTACAACGGCGGCGTCACCATGCGTGCTGAAATACTTGGATGCGCGGCCGATGGTGGTGATTTGGCAACTCCGGCACCACAAACAG aATGCACAAGTGTAAGCTATCAAAACCGAATGGATTGTGGCTTTGCTGGTATAACAGATTCGGAATGCCGAAGTCGAGGATGTTGCTGGGATAACAGTGTTCCGGATACTATATTTTGCTTCTTCAAAGACG gtgaaTTCGATTCAAGATGTGGCAAAGATTGGATTTATGATCCAGGTGGCCAATTCCTTTGTTATCATTTTAATCCATATAAAATAAGAGACTGGCAAGATGCTCAACTTTATTGTTACAATCTTGGAGGAGATCTACTCAGCATTAATTCAAT GCACGAACAATATTATGTTACCGCTCATGTGACCGGACTTGTGTCAGCATCAGCCCTGTGGATTGGAGCAAATGCAATGGACAAAAGTGCAGGATGGAAGTGGACTGATGGAAGACcatttaattataaatactggCACAGCG GTGAGCCAAATAATTGGACAGGAGATGAAGAATGTGTTGAGATGTATACATATGATGGAACATGGAATGATAATCCTTGCAATTACCAACGAGGAGTAGCTTGTAAAAAGAATAGTAATGATTTTCCCATCACGCCAGTTGGCA CCAACTTAATTACGAACATATGCGAGGGAGAAACTGGAACTCTGATTTGTGGAGGAAATCAAATTATTCTTGTTCACCATGCGTCGTATGGACGGACAAATGTTTTAAC CTGCAACGATGGTGGAGCACCGGTACCAGGCGGTTGTCACTCCGAGGATTCATTcgaaattatttcaaatatgtgCAACGGTAAAGCCACCTGTCAGATTCAAGCAACAAATGCTCAATTTGGAGATCCATGTCCCAATGTTTACAAATATCTGAATGTCATCTATAGCTGTGAGACAAATA CTTGCATTGAACCGCTTGGAATGGAAGATGGGACAATTACCGATAACATGATATCAGAATCTTCATCTACAGACGGAGCTCATGCGGGAGCGTTGGGGAGACTAAACGGACCAGCTTCGTGGGCAACAAATGAGGGGGAGG GAGCATGGATTCAAGTTCTACTGTCAAAACACATGAAAGTATCTGGAATCTTGCTACAAGGAGCTAACGACGCTCAGAGATGGGTGAAGacatttaaaatttcatatgCTAAAGATGAGACCAATTCAGCATGGGCTGAATATAAAAGTTTCGATGATGAAGTC CAAATTTTTACCGGTAGCAACGACCAAAGAACAATTTCTACAATATTGCTGACAGAAAGAGTTTTCACTACCGGTATACGATTATATCCATTATCCTGGAACGGAAATACAATTGGAATGAGAATGGAAATTACTGGATGTAGCCCATTAG AGGAAATTACCTGTAACACACTTGGTGATGCATTGTTAACAACGGATGATGCTGACCTAAGTacgacaaaaaatgttgattgtCCTGCTTACTGCACTGAAATATTAGGATACAACTATGATATATACGGGGATACAATATATTCTGGT aattcgCAAATATGCAGTGCTGCAATTCATGCTGGTGTTTTGCTTGATCAACTTGGTGGAACTGTTACTATAAAAGCAGAGCCCGGCCAGAGTGTTTATGAAGGAACAGAGAGGCATGGAGTCCATTCACAAGATTTAGATAG GTATACTCCAATAGCGTTTTCGTTCACCAATCCTGAAATGAATTGCCCAACTGGTTGGATTCCATACGGAGAATCTTGCTATTTGTCTGTTT CGGATGAGGCCATTTGGGAAGCAGCAGAGGCAGCATGTGAAGTTTTTGATTCTAATCTtgtttcaatcaaaaatgaCGTTGATCAAGATTTTGTTTGGCAGACTATGACATTGAGTGGACAATCAGATCTTTGGATTGGTCTCAATAGTATTGCATCCCCGAATGAATATCAGTGGACCGATGGTACCTTT gtACAATACACTGCTTGGGATGCTAGACAACCTGACCGAAGCGTTCAAAGTTGTATTCATTTATCAGTTGATACGGGAAAGTGGGACGATGATGTTTGTGAAATTCCTCGTCCATTCATGTGCAAAAAACCTAAAGGATATTACACACATGAACCTGGATCTGAACCTACTGCTCCACCTGGTTGTGATGAAG GTTGGGTTCCATATCACGGACTCTGCTATTTATTTACAAGAGAAGCCTACACTTATGATGAATCAAAACAATTTTGTGCTGATAATGGTGGAGTTCCCATCGACATTCTTGACAA ATACACACAAAGTTTCTTGCACACTGTGATAGGAGCTGAAGATTACAGATGGTGGATTGGATTGACAGGAACTGCCATAATTGGTGGATCATCGTGGACTTGGGAAAGTGGATATCCCCTCAGTGCTTATGATAATTGGGCTCGTGGAAATCCTG ACATTACCAATGGAGGATGTGCGGTTTTTTATGGTGGCCAATTTGGTTCTGGAATGTGGTATAGCTACCTATGTCAAACACATGCGTTCTCTATTTGCCAAAGTCAACGTGAAGGATATACTCCCCCACCTAAAA cCACACCACCTCCATCAGGAGGATGTCCTGGTGGTTGGGAAACTCCTGATGAAAACAGTGGATATTGTTATAGGGCTTATGTACTTGATGAAGTTGAGTATGGTGGTCGAGTCAGCTGGAATAATGCATATCATCAG TGTCTTGCATATGGTGGAGATTTGATCTCATTGCACAGTGTGGACGAAGAAACCTTCCTTTTAACTCTTCTCAAAAATACATTAAAAGGAGAATCCTACGGATTTTGGATAGGACTCAACAACAA AGCTACAGCTTCTGAATTACTCGAAGGAGGGTGGGAATGGACTGATGGTTCTGCTGTAAATTATGTCAGTTGGGGTGTTGGATATCCTGATAATCCTCGCGAGAAAAATTGTGTTGAATTGAGATTTGAAGGGAATGTTGGAGTGGGAGCATGGAAAAATATAGATTGTGATAAT AAACGTGACTTGATTTGCAAGTTAAAGAAAGGAATAGAAATTATTCTTCCGACCGAACCACCAACTGGAAAACCCAATGCACAATGCGGATCTGCTGAGGATGGTATATGGCTTGAATATGAAGGATGGTGTTATCTATttaatgattttgatataaCCAATTTCCATGCTGCTGAAGAT ACATGTATGACAAAAGGGGGACATTTAACTTCTCTTCATAGTCACAATGAACAATCATTTATGACAGCACAACTACAG AGCATGAATGGAACTGTTAGATATTGGATTGGAATGAGTGAAATCGGAGGTATTGATGGTGAATTTATCTGGTCCGACGGAACTGCAATTGATTTTGTCAACTGGAATAGCG GAGAACCAAATAATCATCAAGGTTCTGAACAATGTGTTGACATGCTTCAGTCAAATGGCAGATGGAATGATGCAAATTGTGGAATGGATTTTGCCGGTTATGTTTGCAAAAAAAGAATAGGTAATCCTCCAAATCCGCCACAGCCAACAGAGCAATGGCCAG GTGGATGTCCATCTGAATGGTTGATGTTTGACAATTACTGTTACCAAGTTCACGGAGAATACACAGTTTGTGCAACAGATGCAGATGATTGGAGTGATGGAGAATGTCGTGCGGGATGGTACGATGCTCGTGATAAATGTCGTGATATTGGTGGTGATTTGGTGACGATTCATAACAAATATGAAAATG CTTTTGTTGCTGCACAAATAATGAGGGTGCCAATAAATGTCTGGATTGGCATGAGTGATCTACATTGGTACAACAAATATACATGGTCAACAGGGGAACAAGTCACATACACAAACTGGTACTCAG GTGAACCAAATCATTGGAATGGGGAAGAAAACTGTGTTGAAATGCATCACAGAGAAGATGTTGTTGGAAGGTGGAACGATAATAGATGTGAAAATTCTATTTCGTATGTGTGTCAGGCAAAAAAAGATCCGACTATATCAGATGGATtacaaataaacaataataaaaaatgccCACAAGGATGGATGCAG TATGACACAATAAATGGAAATTACATTTGCTATTATCTGGACACGACAGAACGTACTTTTGACGAAGCAATGGCAAACTGCCAAAAAATGAAATCTGGTGCAAACTTAGCCAGTTATCAGACGATGTATGAACAACATTTTGTTACAAGTTATATTCGAGATACAACAGCCTGGATTGGAATGACATATGATATG GATGACGATGAAGATGCAAATCAATGGAAATGGGTTGACAATTGGCCAGTATGGATTTCAAATTGGGGTGAATATGAACCAGGATCTGATCTTAACAAACTTTGTGTGTTAAACAAGGATTCTATTTTGGGATCAGAATGGATCACAGAAAGTTGTGATGCTATGTATCCTTCTGTATGTAGATGGACCACAG AATCAATTCCACCCACTCCTGGTGAAGTGGATGGCACATGTATAGATAAAACATGGCAACAATATGGTGGTTTTTGTTATAAAACTTTCCCATCAATGGGGGATCCTATGAA tgCTTATACTTGGGCTGATGCAGAAATAAAATGCAATGAAATATCAGGTCATCTTGTCAGTATCGGATCAAGGACACAAACAGAATGGTTAAATTCCTGGTCAAATACATCAGAATCATTATGGATTGGTTTGAGAGATAACGGCCAAG gtGGTTGGTCATGGACAGATAACAGACCTGTTTCGTATACAAACTGGAATTCTGGTGAACCAAACAATGTTGGCGAAAACGGAGAGGATTGTGTGGAAATTTATCCAGATGGAAAATGGAATGATAACGAGTGTGTGAAGGAACAAGGATATATGTGCAAAGTACCTAAAA TGATTGGAACCGACAGCGATGGGAATGTCATACATTATCAAACACCTGCACCATATTCGGGAG GTGCTAATGTTGGAGTTATAGTTGGTGCTGTATTGGGAAGTATTGTAGCATTGCTTTTAATTGCTGGTGTTGCTTTTTACTATAAAAGGAATGGAGGTTTTGGTTCAAAATCATCAG GAGCACAGGATCCAATGAGCTTTGAAAATCCACAATATAAAATCTCACCAAATGATGGG ATTGAAGTTTCTGGAACCAGCAATGcctga